TTCTTCTCATTCCTCAATCCCTGGTCCGGCAAACTGGAGCTGGGCTTCCGCCAAATCGACGGTCGCACCGACGCCACTCACTTCGATTTCCGCGCCTCTGCCGAAAGCAAAATGGGGCGCAACTCGCTCAAAGCCTCCGCTCGCCTGCTCTATAGCGAACAGGACACCAAGGTGACCAACGAGCGCTACGACGGCAGCTTCCGTTGGCGCCGCGAACTCGGTGAACGCACCTTCGCACAGACCCTCACCAGCTACTACCGGGACCCCATCAAGCTGATCGACAACAACTGGGAGCAGAACGTCGGTGCCGGTTATCGGCTCTTCAAGAACGACGACCATACCATCAACGTTGGTGCCGGTCTCACCGCCCAATACCGCCAGACCAACATCGACGACGGCAGCGTCTACGCCCTGGTCGAGGTCTTCCAGGATTACAGTTACCAGATCAGCGAAAAGGTGAAGTTCTCCCAAAACGCCGTTGCCCAATACTCCCCCGACGGCCAGGCCCGCTTTATCTCGGTGGGCAACCAACCCTCCGTCGTCGATACCGGCGAATCCAACTACAAGCTGCGCTTCGATACCACCCTGCAGGGCACCATCACCCGCAGTATCTCGCTCAATCTGCGTTACGAATACGAGTTCGACAACGCCGTCGCGACCGAAGACGCCCGCGCCGATCAACGCATCATCAGCTCGATCGGCTACGGATTCTGAGCCTCACCGCCTGCGCGGCCACCGACCCACTACTTCGTCCGCTTACGTGCAGGGGCCGCTTTCTTGGCCGCCGTCTTCTTCGCCACTGTCGCCTTCTTCGCCGGAGCCTTTTTCGTGGCCGGAGTTTTTTTCGGGGCAGCCGTCTTCTTGGTCGCCGCTTTCTTG
This portion of the Actomonas aquatica genome encodes:
- a CDS encoding DUF481 domain-containing protein; translation: MQHFFRLRLPFLLSGLVLAVANAGHAAELLLTNGDRLTGLIVNRTAEAVVLSSTMLGEIEIPVANIDRIDTESGLNTDPIPEEKPVQAEETQVVKAKPQPAPPVAPPTPKPDSSPTPAADTFFSFLNPWSGKLELGFRQIDGRTDATHFDFRASAESKMGRNSLKASARLLYSEQDTKVTNERYDGSFRWRRELGERTFAQTLTSYYRDPIKLIDNNWEQNVGAGYRLFKNDDHTINVGAGLTAQYRQTNIDDGSVYALVEVFQDYSYQISEKVKFSQNAVAQYSPDGQARFISVGNQPSVVDTGESNYKLRFDTTLQGTITRSISLNLRYEYEFDNAVATEDARADQRIISSIGYGF